The Congregibacter litoralis KT71 genome contains a region encoding:
- a CDS encoding tetratricopeptide repeat protein codes for MAYDPLAITFHSLAAVAVMLFLVILWQSLSESPGERAMREARAGSERSDNPGVINPRASVNIDRLNSNAENGDVDAQYRLGMALLREFDISTDPATQSEAIAMLRKAADGDHSQAQSLMGDLYFQGRGVVQDFVQAFDWYSKAANQGHAEAMYGLGKMSRSGWGRPVSLVDAYVWLNLASARGESRAVQARQEVLLQLSSGELAEAQQKSRELDLSIP; via the coding sequence GTGGCCTACGACCCCCTCGCGATCACCTTCCACTCCCTGGCAGCCGTGGCGGTTATGCTATTCCTCGTGATCTTATGGCAATCCCTGAGCGAGAGCCCGGGGGAGAGGGCGATGCGCGAGGCAAGGGCCGGGAGCGAGAGGTCCGACAACCCCGGGGTCATAAACCCCCGCGCCTCCGTGAACATCGATCGCCTGAATTCAAATGCCGAAAACGGCGATGTGGACGCCCAGTACCGACTGGGCATGGCCCTGCTTCGAGAGTTCGACATCAGCACCGACCCCGCTACGCAATCGGAGGCCATCGCGATGCTCCGCAAAGCAGCGGACGGGGATCATTCCCAGGCCCAGAGCCTCATGGGTGATCTCTATTTCCAGGGCAGAGGCGTGGTGCAGGATTTTGTGCAGGCCTTCGACTGGTACAGCAAAGCCGCAAATCAGGGCCACGCTGAGGCCATGTACGGTCTTGGGAAAATGTCGCGTTCCGGATGGGGACGACCCGTGAGCCTTGTTGATGCCTATGTCTGGCTCAACCTCGCGTCGGCTCGGGGCGAATCCAGAGCAGTGCAAGCCCGCCAGGAAGTGCTTCTGCAGTTATCCTCGGGGGAACTGGCCGAAGCGCAGCAGAAATCCAGAGAGCTCGACCTGAGCATACCCTGA
- the gdhA gene encoding NADP-specific glutamate dehydrogenase: MSKASSEVTAFMQGLEKRNPGEPEFHQAVHEFIQSVMPYTLDNPAYRRAQILERMTEPDRIIIFRVTWEDDEGNIRANRAWRVQFNNSIGAYKGGLRFHPGVTLSVLKFLGFEQTFKNSLTGLPMGGAKGGSNFNPKGKSDREVMRFCQALMTELHKHIGEDRDVPAGDIGVGSREISFLFGQYKRLENRFVGTLTGKGLAFGGSLGRTEATGYGSVYFCQNMLGHIGDSIEDKTCVISGSGNVAIYTAEKALELGGKVVTLSDSSGFVHDPDGFSEDKIAFIKDLKEVRRGRISEYAEKYKSASYHEGEKPWGVPCDIAFPSATQNELSLDDAKTLIRNGVCAVSEGANMPTELEAAHAFIEADVLFGPSKAANAGGVAVSGLEQSQNAQRLVWSRKEVDDRLKSIMEDIHKKCVAYGSSGGNKKGSVNYVDGANIGGFIKVADAMLAYGAV, encoded by the coding sequence ATGAGCAAAGCATCATCAGAAGTCACCGCTTTTATGCAGGGACTGGAAAAACGGAATCCCGGAGAGCCCGAGTTCCATCAGGCCGTCCACGAGTTCATTCAGTCCGTTATGCCCTACACACTGGACAATCCAGCTTACCGTAGGGCACAAATCCTGGAACGTATGACCGAGCCGGACCGGATCATCATCTTCCGCGTCACCTGGGAAGACGACGAAGGCAACATTCGTGCAAACCGGGCGTGGCGTGTTCAGTTCAACAACTCCATAGGCGCCTACAAGGGCGGCCTGCGCTTTCACCCCGGCGTCACCCTCAGCGTTCTCAAGTTTCTGGGATTTGAGCAAACCTTCAAAAACAGTCTCACGGGCCTGCCCATGGGCGGCGCCAAAGGCGGCTCAAACTTTAATCCCAAAGGTAAGAGCGATCGCGAAGTTATGCGCTTTTGCCAGGCACTGATGACGGAGCTACACAAACATATTGGCGAGGACAGAGACGTGCCCGCCGGTGATATCGGCGTTGGTTCGAGAGAAATCTCATTTCTCTTTGGCCAATACAAACGGCTGGAGAATCGCTTTGTCGGCACCCTCACGGGTAAGGGCCTGGCCTTTGGAGGCAGCCTCGGGCGCACCGAGGCCACGGGCTACGGGAGCGTCTATTTTTGCCAGAACATGCTCGGTCACATAGGCGACAGCATCGAAGACAAGACCTGCGTGATATCCGGATCCGGTAATGTCGCTATCTACACCGCAGAAAAAGCACTGGAGCTCGGGGGCAAAGTTGTCACCCTGTCGGATTCCTCCGGTTTTGTTCACGATCCCGATGGATTTTCCGAAGATAAAATCGCGTTTATCAAGGATTTAAAAGAGGTACGCCGCGGCCGCATCAGCGAGTACGCCGAAAAGTACAAGTCCGCGTCCTATCACGAGGGAGAAAAACCCTGGGGAGTACCCTGTGATATCGCCTTCCCCTCCGCAACGCAGAATGAGCTCAGTCTCGACGACGCAAAAACCCTCATCAGGAATGGCGTTTGCGCCGTGAGCGAAGGAGCGAATATGCCCACGGAACTCGAAGCTGCTCACGCCTTTATTGAAGCCGATGTGCTTTTTGGCCCTTCAAAGGCTGCAAACGCCGGTGGTGTTGCCGTGTCGGGTCTGGAGCAAAGCCAAAATGCCCAGCGCCTCGTGTGGAGTCGCAAGGAAGTGGACGATCGCCTTAAAAGCATCATGGAGGACATCCACAAAAAGTGCGTTGCCTATGGCTCCAGCGGCGGCAATAAAAAAGGATCCGTGAACTATGTGGATGGCGCGAACATCGGAGGCTTCATCAAGGTGGCCG
- a CDS encoding crotonase/enoyl-CoA hydratase family protein encodes MEYTLQNQVAVLKFDDGKANVVGHQFLDDINAGLDRAEREDAGAVIIRGRDGMFSGGFDLGEFKKGMAEGQAMVKRGFELLVRLTGYPLPLVAACTGHCVAMGAFIVMASDTRVGTRGDFKVTLPETAIGMDLPPILIALTESRIVKEHLTRAALQSEIYTPEQGVAAGFLDEIVDASQLDDRAMEIARRLAELPKGQYAANKLRVRARTLEAMKTDLASMA; translated from the coding sequence ATGGAATACACCCTCCAAAATCAGGTCGCCGTCCTCAAGTTTGATGACGGTAAAGCCAATGTCGTGGGCCATCAGTTTTTGGATGACATCAACGCCGGACTTGACCGGGCGGAACGAGAGGATGCGGGGGCGGTGATTATCCGCGGGCGGGACGGCATGTTCTCCGGTGGATTTGACCTTGGAGAGTTTAAAAAAGGCATGGCCGAGGGACAGGCCATGGTGAAACGGGGTTTTGAGCTCTTGGTCCGCCTGACGGGGTACCCTCTCCCTCTGGTCGCGGCGTGCACGGGACACTGCGTCGCCATGGGCGCTTTTATTGTGATGGCCAGCGACACGCGCGTGGGCACTCGGGGCGACTTCAAAGTCACCCTCCCCGAGACGGCCATCGGTATGGATTTGCCACCCATACTCATCGCTCTTACGGAGTCACGCATTGTCAAAGAGCATCTGACCCGTGCAGCGCTGCAATCCGAGATTTACACCCCGGAGCAGGGAGTTGCGGCAGGGTTTTTAGATGAAATCGTCGATGCATCGCAGTTGGATGACCGCGCCATGGAAATAGCCCGGCGATTGGCAGAGCTGCCGAAGGGCCAGTACGCGGCGAATAAACTGCGGGTTCGTGCAAGGACCCTTGAGGCCATGAAAACCGATCTCGCCAGCATGGCTTGA
- a CDS encoding flavin reductase family protein, with the protein MYYETATNDHGLPHDPLKALVAPRPIGWISSLDANGQPNLAPYSFFNLLSTHPAIVGFSSATLKDSQRNIEETGDFVCNFASVNLIDEVNTTSKHVAADVDEFELSGLHQAPSKLIKAPRVKEARAHLECEYLQTLTLPHDEGGMVWSLVLGRVLAVHIDDRYIKEGLVDTLAMEPLTRMGYMDYGVLGGVETRNRP; encoded by the coding sequence ATGTATTACGAAACCGCCACGAACGATCACGGCCTTCCCCACGATCCCCTCAAAGCCCTCGTGGCACCGCGGCCCATAGGCTGGATCAGCTCTCTCGACGCAAACGGCCAACCCAACCTCGCGCCGTATAGCTTTTTTAACCTGCTCTCCACGCACCCAGCGATTGTGGGCTTTTCCAGTGCGACCCTCAAAGACTCGCAGCGCAACATCGAGGAAACCGGCGATTTCGTCTGCAACTTTGCCTCCGTCAATCTCATCGATGAAGTGAACACGACATCCAAGCATGTCGCCGCAGATGTGGACGAATTTGAGCTTTCAGGGCTTCATCAGGCTCCTTCAAAACTTATCAAGGCACCGCGCGTTAAAGAGGCACGGGCACATCTGGAATGCGAGTATCTTCAAACCCTCACCCTGCCCCATGACGAAGGCGGCATGGTTTGGAGCCTGGTTCTAGGACGGGTGCTGGCGGTACATATTGACGACCGGTACATCAAGGAGGGCTTGGTGGATACCCTCGCCATGGAGCCCCTGACCCGCATGGGCTATATGGATTACGGTGTATTAGGCGGCGTTGAAACCCGCAATCGCCCCTAG